Proteins encoded by one window of Lathyrus oleraceus cultivar Zhongwan6 chromosome 1, CAAS_Psat_ZW6_1.0, whole genome shotgun sequence:
- the LOC127084920 gene encoding beta-xylosidase/alpha-L-arabinofuranosidase 1 — MTNTENREPKVSSVFICFSIFYVTVLLNCNRVYGQTSSVFACDVAKNANLSSYGFCDKSLSVEDRVSDLVKRLTLQEKIGNLGNSAVEVSRLGIPKYEWWSEALHGVSNIGPGTRFSSLVPGATSFPMPILTAASFNTTLFQAIGSVVSTEARAMYNVGLAGLTYWSPNINIFRDPRWGRGQETPGEDPLLSGKYAAGYVKGLQQTDDGDSDKLKVAACCKHYTAYDVDNWKGVQRYTFNAVVSQQDLDDTFQPPFKSCVIDGNVASVMCSYNQVNGKPTCADPDLLKGVIRGKWKLNGYIVSDCDSVEVLFKDQHYTKTPEEAAAKTILSGLDLDCGSYLSQYTGGAVKQGLVDEASINNAISNNFATLMRLGFFDGDPSKQAYGNLGPKDVCTPENQELAREAARQGIVLLKNSPGSLPLNSKSIKSLAVIGPNANATRVMIGNYEGIPCKYTSPLQGLTALVSTTYAPGCPDVQCANAQIDDAAKIAASADATIIVVGANLAIEAESLDRVNILLPGQQQQLVSEVADVSKGPVILVIMSGGGMDVSFAKTNDKITSILWVGYPGEAGGAAIADVIFGSYNPSGRLPMTWYPQSYVEKVPMTNMNMRADPATGYPGRTYRFYKGQTVFSFGDGMSFGTVEHKIVKAPQLVSVPLAEDHECRSLQCKSLDTADEHCQNLAFDIHLSVKNTAKMSSSHTVLLFFTPPDVHNAPQKHLLGFEKVELPGKSEGMVKFKVDVCKDLSVVDEVGNRKVPLGEHMLHVGNLKYPLSVRI; from the exons ATGACCAACACTGAAAACAGAGAACCGAAGGTTTCCTCTGTTTTCATCTGTTTTTCAATTTTCTATGTGACAGTTCTGTTGAACTGTAACCGTGTTTATGGACAAACATCATCTGTTTTTGCATGTGATGTTGCCAAGAATGCGAATTTATCAAGCTATGGATTCTGTGACAAGTCATTGTCGGTGGAAGATAGGGTTTCAGACTTGGTGAAGAGATTGACACTGCAAGAGAAAATAGGAAACCTTGGAAACTCTGCTGTTGAAGTTAGCAGACTTGGGATACCAAAGTATGAATGGTGGTCTGAAGCTCTTCATGGAGTTTCTAATATTGGTCCTGGTACACGTTTTTCAAGTTTGGTTCCAGGTGCTACTAGTTTTCCTATGCCTATTCTTACTGCAGCTTCCTTCAATACTACCCTCTTTCAAGCCATTGGAAGT GTGGTTTCAACTGAAGCAAGAGCAATGTACAATGTAGGTTTGGCTGGTTTGACATATTGGTCACCAAACATAAACATATTCAGAGATCCGAGATGGGGAAGGGGACAAGAAACACCGGGAGAAGATCCTTTGTTAAGTGGCAAATATGCCGCAGGATATGTGAAAGGTCTTCAACAAACCGATGACGGAGACTCCGACAAGCTTAAGGTTGCTGCTTGTTGCAAACATTACACCGCTTACGATGTTGATAATTGGAAAGGTGTTCAACGTTATACGTTCAATGCTGTG GTGAGTCAACAAGATTTGGATGACACATTCCAACCTCCATTTAAGAGTTGCGTGATCGATGGGAATGTAGCTAGTGTCATGTGTTCTTACAATCAAGTTAATGGAAAACCAACTTGTGCAGACCCTGATCTTCTTAAGGGAGTTATCAGAGGAAAATGGAAATTAAATGG ATACATAGTTTCTGATTGTGACTCAGTGGAAGTGCTTTTCAAAGATCAGCATTATACCAAAACTCCCGAAGAAGCTGCAGCCAAAACCATACTGTCAG GTTTAGATTTGGACTGTGGAAGTTATCTAAGTCAATATACTGGAGGAGCGGTAAAGCAAGGGCTTGTTGATGAAGCGTCCATTAACAATGCTATCTCGAACAATTTTGCAACATTGATGCGTCTTGGTTTCTTTGATGGTGATCCAAGCAAGCAAGCTTATGGAAATCTTGGTCCAAAGGATGTGTGCACTCCAGAGAACCAAGAGTTAGCTCGCGAAGCTGCAAGACAAGGGATTGTGTTGCTTAAAAATAGTCCAGGATCATTGCCTCTAAATTCCAAATCCATTAAATCTTTGGCAGTTATAGGACCTAATGCTAATGCTACAAGGGTCATGATTGGAAACTATGAAG GCATCCCTTGCAAATATACATCACCATTGCAAGGCCTAACGGCCTTGGTTTCTACGACTTACGCTCCTGGTTGTCCTGATGTGCAATGCGCGAATGCCCAGATAGATGATGCTGCGAAGATTGCAGCCTCTGCAGATGCAACCATTATTGTTGTAGGTGCAAACCTAGCTATAGAGGCGGAGAGTCTCGACAGAGTTAACATTCTACTTCCAGGTCAACAACAACAACTAGTTAGTGAAGTTGCGGACGTATCCAAGGGGCCCGTGATTCTTGTCATAATGTCTGGAGGAGGCATGGATGTTTCCTTTGCCAAAACTAATGATAAAATCACAAGCATTTTGTGGGTTGGCTACCCTGGCGAAGCCGGTGGAGCTGCCATAGCCGATGTGATTTTCGGTTCGTACAATCCAA GTGGAAGGCTACCGATGACATGGTATCCGCAATCATATGTAGAAAAGGTACCAATGACGAACATGAACATGAGGGCGGATCCTGCTACCGGTTACCCTGGAAGAACTTATAGATTTTATAAAGGACAGACTGTTTTCTCATTCGGAGATGGAATGAGCTTCGGCACGGTAGAACACAAAATAGTAAAAGCACCCCAGTTGGTGTCAGTTCCTCTCGCTGAGGATCACGAATGCCGTTCCTTGCAATGCAAGTCACTTGATACTGCCGACGAGCATTGTCAAAACTTGGCATTTGATATTCACCTTAGTGTCAAAAACACGGCGAAAATGAGTAGTAGCCATACAGTTTTGTTATTCTTTACACCTCCGGATGTGCACAATGCGCCTCAGAAACACTTGTTAGGTTTCGAGAAAGTTGAATTGCCTGGAAAATCAGAAGGAATGGTAAAGTTCAAGGTAGATGTTTGCAAGGATTTGAGTGTGGTTGATGAAGTTGGAAACAGAAAAGTTCCATTGGGAGAACACATGCTTCATGTTGGAAACTTGAAGTATCCATTGAGTGTGAGGATTTGA